The DNA segment TTCATGAGCTAGCCGCAGACGATCCTTCTCCGGCCTAGGCGGCACGTTACGCTTCTCCCAGATGACGTCATTTCGCAGAATCCAGCGATTTTCCTGCATGGCGATTGCGAATCGTGCAGGAATCAAGAGAAGTTGCTTCTCCTGCCGGAAACCACCCATTGGCGTCTTTCGGCGCATACGGGGATTATCTCCCAGTCCTTGCCTCCCATCCAGCCGGATGCTGGACCAGCGGGCAAAATAAGTATCCCCGATATTTACCCACACGCTCCCACCAGGCTTGAGTGCTGCCGCACCTCGCTGGAAGAATTCAGCAAGGTTCGCCACATACCATTCAGGCAGCGGCTCCATTCCTAGACAGCCTCCATGCATTCGGTACCAATCATAAGGAGGCACTTGCTCCTTACTTCCTCCTTCTGTCAACCACTCATTGAGAATTTCCTCATTGTGACTCAAACCGTACGTGCGAAGACCCCAGTACGGAGGCGAAGTGATGATCAGGTCGACCGATTCAGGTGGAAGCTTCCCCAAGAGGTCGTATGCGTCCCCTTCGCAGACTTCAGCCACTTGCTTTTGGTGAGGAATTGAGATTTCCTCGGAATTCTCCATATTTACGAGACCCCTTACGTTCGACCACTTCAACTTTGATGCTGACCAATTCTAGCATCACTCGCCATACGGCTAAGTCAACAAGGTGCGGGGACCTTATCCCTCCTCCGCGCGCTCAACTCTCAAATAGACATCAGGACACACTCCCAAAATGACGAATTAATTCATTACCTTTCCCCGTGAAAATCATGATAATTGCCGGATCAGAAGGAATTCCTCCTGATCCGGCCACGTCTTCAGGAGCAGCGGGTTTCAGATGTTGCCAGGCGGTGACCGCGACTGGTCGCCACACGGAGCGTGTCCCTCAGCGCTCCGGTCAGGCCCTTTACCAGAAGCCGCATGTCGTCCGGGGGCGTGTCGGCTGCGGCGAGCATGTCGATCGCCTGGTCCAGTAGTTCGGTTGCCATGCCGAGTTGTACTGACTCGATGTTGTCGGCCAGGCGGGACATGTGGCCGTCGTTGTCATCGGTGCTGAGGAAGCACGGTTTGCCGTCGGGCCCCGTCCAGGGGAGGAGTCGCAGTTCGTTCGACATCGTCATCCTTCCGCCAGCCTCTCGTCGATCACGTGGTGAGTGGTGAACACCGCGTCGGCGCGGTCCCCCGGCAGGACCAAGAGGGCGGCCTCGACCACGCGTCCAGCGGTGTCGGTCGTCTGCCGTGTCACGGCGAGGACTGCCAGGGCGGAGCTGATCCGAAGGGTGGATGCTTCATCCGGTGTGGGGCGGCGAACGCCGATCTCCTCCCAGACTTCCGCCAGCGGCGGGCGGAGCTCCATCAGCCGCGCCAACACTCCCTCGTACGGGAGCGACTCGCGGAGTACGGCGGCCGGCGCGAGGTCACAAGGGATGTAGATCCGAGCCAGGCTGTGAGGCCTGTCGCCCTCGTGACCGAGACAGAGGATCTCGGTCAGTGGGCTGCCGGTCGGTGTCCTCAACAAGGCCGTAAGGTGCCCGCGGGCCCGGACCCTGGTGGTGTGGACGGTGACACTCAGGGGTGCGAGATCCACGGCCTGTGTGCCCGGGGCCCGGCCGCCTCCCCTGTACGTGATCCTGCGGAGAGGACGGCGGACGAAATTGCCCTTGCCGTGGACCTTTTCGACGAGGCCTTCCGCCTGGAGCACGGCTAGTGCGTTTCGCAGCGTCGGTGTGCTCACCATGTACTGCGCGGCCAGATGCGCCTCAGAAGGCAGGCGTTCACCGGGCTTGAGCCTGCTGGCGACGATCCGGTTCCGGAGGTCATCGGCGATAGCGTCGCGTCGCGAGGGCACGGGCAATTTCACCGCCTCTCACTCGCACGAGCCGCAGGGCAATGAGCCGGGTCCCCGTGTGGATAGACAGCAACTCGCCCGAGTCGAACACGAGTCGTTCCGCTCCGCCGGGCAGCTGGAAGAGGTCGGTCACCCGGCACTGCTGGCCCCCGACCTCGATGACGTCACCGCGCTGCACGCTGGTCGAGGTGATCTCGACAGGGGAGAGCACCGCGCCGCCAAGTTCCGTTCCCCTCACCATGCCGCCTCCGTAGGTGTCGGGCGCTTGGCGATGGCGTGGCACGAGCAGGCGCAGGCCTCATAGATCACCGGAACATCGATCGGAGCGGTGACCGGGGATGACTCCGCGCAGGCCCGGTGCGTGCCGATGCGGCAGGAGGTCGACCGGTAGGAGTCAGGGCCGGGTTGGATGGTGGAGGGCTGTTGGCGGGAGGGCATCAGTGGCCCCCTGCGAGAGCCGACCACACCTCAGCCGACAGATGCGGCACCACGATGACCGAGCGGTGCCGTACGCGTCGTTCCCAGGCCAGTACGTACGGGCGGACGAGCGCGACGTCTTCACCCGCGAGCCGACCTGGACGGTCCAGGTATCGCTCCCGGGCGGCTGCCGAACGGTCGGTGGGTTCGGGACGCGCGAAGACGGTCACCGGACGGGGATGCGTCGAGGGGCGGCGGTGCCTGCCCTTGGGGAAGTGCCGCTCTCTGGCGAGCAGGACGGCACGACGGATACGGTTGAACATGCTGATCAGCTCCTCAGGGCTGATGGCCGT comes from the Streptomyces sp. KMM 9044 genome and includes:
- a CDS encoding GntR family transcriptional regulator, which produces MKLPVPSRRDAIADDLRNRIVASRLKPGERLPSEAHLAAQYMVSTPTLRNALAVLQAEGLVEKVHGKGNFVRRPLRRITYRGGGRAPGTQAVDLAPLSVTVHTTRVRARGHLTALLRTPTGSPLTEILCLGHEGDRPHSLARIYIPCDLAPAAVLRESLPYEGVLARLMELRPPLAEVWEEIGVRRPTPDEASTLRISSALAVLAVTRQTTDTAGRVVEAALLVLPGDRADAVFTTHHVIDERLAEG
- a CDS encoding DNA-methyltransferase, which produces MENSEEISIPHQKQVAEVCEGDAYDLLGKLPPESVDLIITSPPYWGLRTYGLSHNEEILNEWLTEGGSKEQVPPYDWYRMHGGCLGMEPLPEWYVANLAEFFQRGAAALKPGGSVWVNIGDTYFARWSSIRLDGRQGLGDNPRMRRKTPMGGFRQEKQLLLIPARFAIAMQENRWILRNDVIWEKRNVPPRPEKDRLRLAHEHFFHFVKRPKEGRAKYYYDMTAVEDGARDVVTVNAAPGSDGHSATFPTKLIEPRILSSCPPNGLVLDPFCGTGRALSVAVKNGRRALGFEITPHFSESARKNIAGKVSAHEEEQEETGEVFERRDALF